The genomic region CGATGAAGGACACCTCGGGCAGGACGCAGAAAATCTATCCGCCCGACCTCGGTGTATTTGCCAGCCCCGACTTCACCATCGGCGTGAACGTTCGCGAATTCACCATCGCGTTCAATTTCCAGATCTGGAGTTCAGAACAGAAAATTTACGGATATCCCGATGAATCGGTCAAAGGCAACAGCCTTTACTGGCGAGCCAGCACAGAATTCATGTACAATTTCTTCTGGCCCGAAGATTTCCAGGTTGGCGTCGGCGCGGCGTATTCCTACACCACGCTTACCACGGAAAATACGGCATACATCGATGGCGAAGCCAGCGAATCCGAATTCATGGGCTCTTCCATCGGACTTATCGCGAATGTCAAATATTACATTTTAGACCACCTGGCCATCGTCCCGTATATCAAAATTTACGAGAACTGGTTCAAGAATGTTTACACCGAAGCAAGCGAACTCTGCGATCTCGATTCGTACATGTGGCAGACCTTCTTCTTCGCCGGCGTAACCTTGCAGTTCCGCTTCTAGGGCTTGGCCCGTCCCCCCGATTTTCTATATTTGGCAGCGTATGAAAACGCTTGCCAAACTCACATTCGCATTTCTGTTAGGGGCCACTTCTTTCGCGACCGCAATGGACGAAAAAGGCTGGGCCTCCATATACGAAGCACTCGCCGCCTTCGAAGACAGGCCTGGTGTCGTCGGCGCCCCCTTTAACCGTCCCGGTTACGTGAAGCCCATCATCGACAACCTGGGCAACGTGCTGAACAGCAACTGGTACGTGAGCGCGAACGTGCCGCAAAGCCTCGCATTCGAATTCGGCCTGCCCGTGGCGCTCATTCCCATCAACAGCGAAGACCGCACCTTCACGGAATACAATATTCTCGGCCAGCCGAGCGAAGTCCCGACAATCTTCGGCGGCAAATGGGACCCGATTACCGATCCCGCCGGCCAGAACATCTACGGTAACGAGACCCTGAACGGGCTCAGCGTATTTAGCTATCCCTACCTGCAGCTGGGCGTGAGCATGTTCCATGCGAGAATCGTGCTCCGCGGAATGTGGCTCCCCCCGATCAGCGAACTGCGCGGATTCAGCCTAATCGGTTTCGGCCTGCAGTACAGTTTCGGCAGATGGTTCCAGTACATGCTCCCGAAGGCGGCGCAAGGGCTTGACGTGAGCCTCGTTTTCGGCTACAACTCCAGCAGCATCAGCTACAGACCCAAGGATTACACCGGACAGCTCAACCTTGACGTGGGCGCAACGACATTCGACGTGGTCATCGGTTACAAGCCGTTCAACTTCTTCGAAGTCATGATGACGCTCGGATACCAGTCCGCGACGATGAAGTCCTCCGGTCACCTCGAACAGGAAGCCAATCCGAACATGTACATCAACCCGAACATTTCGGTTGATGGAAATTGCGGATTCAAGTTCGGCCTCGCGCTCGCATTCCAGCTCGGCAAGACATACCACCCGGTCGTCAGTTTCGATTATGCGGGCAAGTCGAGCTTCACAACGAACGTGATTTACCTGCGCCAGCAATTCGGCGAAGACAAGACTCCCGACGAAATCGCGAAGGACAAGGGCTACGTGCGCGGCGCGAAGAAAGAAGAAAGCAACGCCGCCGTGGAACAAGCGAACCAGGAAGCCCAGCAGGAACTAGACCAGGAAACGGAACAGCCCGCAGAAGAATCTGCCGCAGACGAACCTGCCACAGACGACACATCGGCTGAAACCGAATCCGAAGATGAAATTGAATAACCACATTATCATTGACCATTAACCAGAAACTAATGACCAATGACCAAAAAGAAGGCATAACATGATTACATTCCTTATCGGTATCGCGATTCTTATCGGCGGATACTTTACCTACGGAAAGTTTGTCGAACATGTCTTCGGCCCTGACGACCGCAAGACTCCGGCAATCGCAAACCCGGACGGCGTTGACCGCGTCCCGATGAAGCACTGGAAGAACATGCTCATCCAGCTTCTGAACATCGCGGGCATCGGGCCCGTCATCGGCGTGATTCTCGGCATCAAGTTCGGAGCAATCGTCTTCATCATCCTCCCGCTGGGCAACGTGCTCGGCGGTGCGGTGCACGACTACTTCAGCGGCATGATCAGCATGCGCAACAACGGCTACAACGTGCCCGCGCTCTCGCAGAAGTTCCTCGGCAAGGTTCCCTCGAAAATCGTGATCGCGCTCATCTCGGTCGCGCTCATCCTCGTGGGCGCCGTATTCACGAACACGCCCGCGCAGCTCGTGAACACGCCCATCATCGCAGGTTCCGCAGTATCGCCCACGCTGTTCTGGATTGCGGTCGCCGTGATTTTCGCCTACTACTTCACCAGCACATTCTTCCCCATCGACAAGGTCATCGGGCGCATCTACCCGATTTTCGGCGGGATGCTCATCCTCGCCTCCCTCGGCATCATGATCGGCATCGCCCCGAACCTGAACGTCCTTGACGAAATCAACCTCTCCGACATCGCCTCGAACTTCACGCAGCATCCGGGTCACCAGCCCATTATCCCGATGCTCTTCGTGACAATCGCCTGCGGCATCATCAGCGGTTTCCACAGCACGCAGAGTCCGCTCGTCGCCCGCACCGAAGTGACCGAGAAGACCGGCCGCCAGACGTTCTACGGCATGATGATTATCGAAGGCCTCATCGGCATGATCTGGGCAGCCGGCGGCATGTTCATCTACCACATGCAACCCGAACTCATGACAGCCGGCGGCGTGAAAGTCTTGAGCGTTCTCGTCTCGACGGTCATCCCGTTCGCCCCGATTTCCGTTCTCGTCGTGGTGGGTGTCATCATCCTCGCGATTACGAGCGGTGACACGAGCCTCAGGAGCCTGCGCCTCACTATCGCGGAACTCTTCGGCATCGACCAGGCCGACCCGAAAAAGCGCCTGCTGCTCACCGTCCCGATGTTCACCATCTGCCTTGCCATCATCTTCTGGAGCAACCTCAACCCGCAGGGCTTCAACATCCTGTGGAACTACTTCAGCTGGAGCAACCAGCTCATGGCGGTTTGCAGCCTGTGCGTCGCAACCGTTTACCTCCGCAGCAAGGGCAAGAACTTCTGGATTACGCTTTTCCCGTGCCTGTTCATGTCGTTCATCTGCCTCGCCTACATCCTTTGGGTGAGCCCCGAGAACCTGAAGGGCGCCCCTGTCGGATTCGGCCTCAACTACAACCTGGCGCTCGTACTCGCCGCCATCGGTGCGGTCGTACTCGTCACGTTCCTTTGCCTGCGCGGCAAGAAACTTTCGAACGACAAGTCCTTCAACCCTGACAAGTGGTAAAACTCGAAGGCACCATAAAAAACGTCACCTTCCACAGCGCCGACAGCGGCTTCTCCGTATTGCGCGTTAACGTGGAAGGCGAAAGAGCCCCCGTCGTGGTGACGGGGACTTTTCCCGATTTAGGGTCCGGCGAAAAACTGCAGATGGAAGGCGACTGGGGCAACCACCCCAAATACGGTCGGCAGTTCAAATGCACCTCGTTCAAGGTCTGCGCCCCGCAAGACGAGAACATCACCGAATACCTCGCCTCCGGACT from Fibrobacter sp. harbors:
- a CDS encoding carbon starvation protein A, coding for MITFLIGIAILIGGYFTYGKFVEHVFGPDDRKTPAIANPDGVDRVPMKHWKNMLIQLLNIAGIGPVIGVILGIKFGAIVFIILPLGNVLGGAVHDYFSGMISMRNNGYNVPALSQKFLGKVPSKIVIALISVALILVGAVFTNTPAQLVNTPIIAGSAVSPTLFWIAVAVIFAYYFTSTFFPIDKVIGRIYPIFGGMLILASLGIMIGIAPNLNVLDEINLSDIASNFTQHPGHQPIIPMLFVTIACGIISGFHSTQSPLVARTEVTEKTGRQTFYGMMIIEGLIGMIWAAGGMFIYHMQPELMTAGGVKVLSVLVSTVIPFAPISVLVVVGVIILAITSGDTSLRSLRLTIAELFGIDQADPKKRLLLTVPMFTICLAIIFWSNLNPQGFNILWNYFSWSNQLMAVCSLCVATVYLRSKGKNFWITLFPCLFMSFICLAYILWVSPENLKGAPVGFGLNYNLALVLAAIGAVVLVTFLCLRGKKLSNDKSFNPDKW
- a CDS encoding DUF6588 family protein; translated protein: MKTLAKLTFAFLLGATSFATAMDEKGWASIYEALAAFEDRPGVVGAPFNRPGYVKPIIDNLGNVLNSNWYVSANVPQSLAFEFGLPVALIPINSEDRTFTEYNILGQPSEVPTIFGGKWDPITDPAGQNIYGNETLNGLSVFSYPYLQLGVSMFHARIVLRGMWLPPISELRGFSLIGFGLQYSFGRWFQYMLPKAAQGLDVSLVFGYNSSSISYRPKDYTGQLNLDVGATTFDVVIGYKPFNFFEVMMTLGYQSATMKSSGHLEQEANPNMYINPNISVDGNCGFKFGLALAFQLGKTYHPVVSFDYAGKSSFTTNVIYLRQQFGEDKTPDEIAKDKGYVRGAKKEESNAAVEQANQEAQQELDQETEQPAEESAADEPATDDTSAETESEDEIE